Proteins co-encoded in one Lineus longissimus chromosome 11, tnLinLong1.2, whole genome shotgun sequence genomic window:
- the LOC135496116 gene encoding uncharacterized protein LOC135496116, protein MDDGLDSIHNDDIGVQLYEELSVLWDKAGMHARKWVSNSKAVLEKIPVEDRASEISLDEGQLPSVKTLGVMWMASEDVFTFRCVPPEEDFIVTKRNFLRKIATIFDPMGFLSPLIIRAKIFMQEFWTLGVDWDDQNLGEIGEKLRCWFTDLDNLQQVKIPRCLRSCDAECPVSQEIHTFVDASQDAYGGITYMRTCYEGGQVIVRIIASKSKVAPLVSCSIPRLELMGAIVGLRLTNAICLVLDIPLKDVTYWTDSLNTLWCIRGRSREFKPFVANRIGEIHRQSNPYQWRHVPTKDNPADILSRGAKVQDMNDSLWWSGPEFLVKEKDDWPINRCESKNIDKSELKKGERTLVTVPLNEQQDDETIVPEWRLDPLRYSSWHRLCRVQAWVYRFLENSRRKREERQTGELTPDELQQVQNIIISESQKKAFPGEYWAMTEGKPIGKSSKILSLFPRIDDEGVIRCNGRLKHAEFLSFDTRHPVIPPRKDHVTKLIVKSYHEQGGHITGVNQTLAALSSRFWIVAGREEIRDWERDCNECGRRKCKVATQIMAPLPKTRLKTSVRAFTRTSVDFGGPFITKQLRGRVQLKRYLCLFTCMASRAVHLEMAYGLDTDSFLNAFNRMVNRRGVPEEVTSDNGTNFVAGNKELNDLVENLDQDKISRATARRGVK, encoded by the coding sequence ATGGATGATGGCTTAGATTCAATTCATAACGATGATATCGGAGTACAGCTTTATGAAGAGTTATCTGTTCTGTGGGACAAGGCGGGGATGCATGCCCGAAAATgggtttcaaattcaaaagcagTACTTGAGAAAATCCCTGTGGAAGACAGAGCTTCTGAGATAAGTCTAGATGAGGGTCAGTTACCATCAGTAAAGACGCTAGGAGTCATGTGGATGGCGAGCGAAGACGTTTTCACTTTCCGTTGTGTCCCACCAGAAGAGGACTTCATTGTCACAAAGCGTAACTTCTTGCGAAAGATAGCGACAATATTCGACCCAATGGGCTTTCTTTCACCCTTGATAATCAGAGCAAAGATTTTTATGCAGGAATTTTGGACTCTTGGAGTTGACTGGGATGATCAAAACCtcggcgaaataggagaaaagCTGAGATGCTGGTTCACGGACCTGGACAACCTGCAGCAGGTGAAAATACCAAGATGCCTGCGCTCCTGCGATGCGGAATGTCCGGTCAGCCAAGAAATCCACACCTTCGTCGATGCATCACAGGACGCTTACGGTGGCATCACATACATGCGGACATGTTATGAGGGTGGCCAGGTGATTGTGAGAATTATCGCATCTAAATCTAAGGTAGCACCACTGGTTTCATGCAGCATACCACGACTGGAGCTGATGGGGGCGATCGTTGGATTGCGACTGACAAATGCAATTTGCTTAGTTTTGGATATCCCATTGAAAGATGTCACTTACTGGACCGATAGCCTCAATACATTATGGTGCATTAGAGGTCGCAGTCGTGAATTTAAGCCGTTTGTAGCGAATCGGATTGGTGAAATCCATCGGCAGAGCAACCCGTACCAGTGGCGACATGTGCCGACTAAAGACAATCCAGCTGATATCCTTTCAAGAGGTGCCAAAGTTCAGGACATGAATGATAGCCTTTGGTGGAGTGGCCCAGAGTTTCTGGTGAAGGAGAAAGATGACTGGCCGATCAACCGCTGTGAAAGCAAGAACATCGATAAGAGTGAATTGAAGAAGGGAGAAAGGACCCTGGTCACGGTGCCATTGAATGAACAGCAGGATGATGAGACCATAGTCCCAGAATGGCGTCTCGATCCATTACGTTATTCAAGTTGGCACCGGCTTTGCCGAGTACAGGCATGGGTATACCGCTTCTTAGAGAACTCTCGGCGAAAAAGAGAGGAGCGTCAGACAGGGGAGTTGACGCCAGACGAGCTACAGCAAGTTCAGAATATCATCATTAGCGAAAGTCAGAAAAAAGCCTTCCCAGGAGAGTACTGGGCGATGACAGAAGGAAAGCCAATCGGAAAGTCAAGCAAAATCCTCAGTCTTTTTCCAAGAATAGACGATGAAGGTGTCATACGCTGTAATGGCCGTCTCAAGCACGCAGAATTCTTGTCATTTGACACCAGACACCCAGTCATTCCACCACGAAAAGATCACGTCACCAAGTTGATTGTAAAAAGCTACCACGAGCAAGGTGGTCACATCACAGGAGTAAACCAGACCTTGGCAGCTTTATCAAGTCGATTTTGGATTGTTGCTGGGCGAGAAGAAATTCGAGATTGGGAAAGAGACTGCAATGAATGCGGACGGAGAAAATGCAAAGTTGCAACTCAGATAATGGCTCCTCTACCCAAGACCAGATTAAAGACATCAGTTCGTGCATTTACAAGAACCTCTGTGGACTTTGGAGGGCCATTCATCACAAAACAGCTGCGCGGAAGGGTACAGTTAAAGAGATATCTCTGTCTCTTCACTTGCATGGCCTCACGGGCTGTGCACTTAGAAATGGCCTACGGACTTGATACTGACTCCTTTCTAAATGCCTTTAATCGCATGGTAAACAGGCGCGGAGTTCCCGAAGAGGTCACATCGGACAACGGTACCAATTTTGTCGCTGGGAACAAGGAGCTGAACGACCTAGTAGAAAATTTGGATCAAGACAAGATCAGCCGCGCAACAGCACGGAGGGGAGTCAAATAG